In Sceloporus undulatus isolate JIND9_A2432 ecotype Alabama chromosome 7, SceUnd_v1.1, whole genome shotgun sequence, one DNA window encodes the following:
- the LOC121937004 gene encoding growth hormone secretagogue receptor type 1-like isoform X1, producing the protein MASFSLNISFGNDTDSYEEPSFSLFEIPVLIPVTIICIILFFMGIVGNVTIILIFKRYKGMRTTVNMYLSSMALSDSLIFLGLPSDLYRIWKYQPYVFGDFLCKFNVYLSETCTYCSILHITTLSVERYFAICFPLKAKVAITKSRVKGIILLIWFCSLLTATPILFLFGVEHHNGSLPEETNECKCIEEAARSGLLKTMAWLSTLYFFLPVSCLVLLYGMICRKLWRTAHELEGQHAATRERHHQQTIKMLAVVVVAFVLCWLPLHVGRILFAQGSMVLYEISQYFNLVSMLLFYLGASVNPILYNVMSQKYRKTVCKFLHHGPIWQSRHFSRNDKASVEGVEISSFV; encoded by the exons ATGGCTTCCTTTTCATTGAACATCTCTTTTGGAAACGATACAGACTCTTATGAAGAGCCTTCCTTTTCCTTGTTTGAGATTCCTGTCTTGATACCGGTGACCATCATTTGTATCATCTTGTTTTTCATGGGAATAGTTGGAAATGTGACCATTATACTCATTTTTAAGCGCTACAAGGGGATGAGGACAACAGTAAATATGTATTTATCCAGTATGGCTTTGTCTGATAGTTTGATCTTCCTTGGCTTGCCTTCTGACTTGTATAGGATTTGGAAATATCAACCGTACGTCTTTGGTGACTTTCTCTGCAAGTTTAACGTCTACCTCAGCGAAACCTGCACTTACTGCAGCATACTGCATATAACCACCTTGAGTGTCGAGAGATATTTTGCCATCTGTTTTCCTTTGAAAGCTAAAGTGGCCATTACGAAAAGTCGGGTCAAAGGCATCATCCTGCTAATATGGTTTTGCTCTCTCCTGACTGCCACCCcgattctctttctctttggtgTAGAGCACCACAACggaagcctgccagaagaaacaAATGAGTGCAAATGCATTGAGGAAGCAGCTCGCTCGGGGCTTCTTAAAACAATGGCATGGCTTTCCACCCTTTACTTTTTCCTCCCTGTGTCTTGCTTGGTTCTCCTCTATGGGATGATCTGTAGAAAGCTCTGGAGAACTGCACACGAACTAGAAGGGCAGCATGCGGCAACCAGGGAGAGGCATCACCAACAAACCATCAAGATGCTAG CAGTGGTAGTCGTGGCTTTCGTGCTGTGTTGGCTCCCGTTACATGTTGGCCGCATCCTATTCGCTCAAGGAAGTATGGTCCTCTATGAGATCAGCCAATACTTCAACCTTGTCTCAATGCTGCTGTTTTACCTTGGAGCATCGGTGAACCCAATCCTTTACAATGTCATGTCCCAAAAATACAGGAAAACTGTGTGTAAGTTTCTCCATCATGGCCCGATTTGGCAGTCAAGGCACTTCAGCAGGAATGATAAGGCTTCTGTTGAAGGTGTGGAAATCAGTTCCTTCGTGTAA
- the LOC121937004 gene encoding growth hormone secretagogue receptor type 1-like isoform X2 — MASFSLNISFGNDTDSYEEPSFSLFEIPVLIPVTIICIILFFMGIVGNVTIILIFKRYKGMRTTVNMYLSSMALSDSLIFLGLPSDLYRIWKYQPYVFGDFLCKFNVYLSETCTYCSILHITTLSVERYFAICFPLKAKVAITKSRVKGIILLIWFCSLLTATPILFLFGVEHHNGSLPEETNECKCIEEAARSGLLKTMAWLSTLYFFLPVSCLVLLYGMICRKLWRTAHELEGQHAATRERHHQQTIKMLVVVVAFVLCWLPLHVGRILFAQGSMVLYEISQYFNLVSMLLFYLGASVNPILYNVMSQKYRKTVCKFLHHGPIWQSRHFSRNDKASVEGVEISSFV, encoded by the exons ATGGCTTCCTTTTCATTGAACATCTCTTTTGGAAACGATACAGACTCTTATGAAGAGCCTTCCTTTTCCTTGTTTGAGATTCCTGTCTTGATACCGGTGACCATCATTTGTATCATCTTGTTTTTCATGGGAATAGTTGGAAATGTGACCATTATACTCATTTTTAAGCGCTACAAGGGGATGAGGACAACAGTAAATATGTATTTATCCAGTATGGCTTTGTCTGATAGTTTGATCTTCCTTGGCTTGCCTTCTGACTTGTATAGGATTTGGAAATATCAACCGTACGTCTTTGGTGACTTTCTCTGCAAGTTTAACGTCTACCTCAGCGAAACCTGCACTTACTGCAGCATACTGCATATAACCACCTTGAGTGTCGAGAGATATTTTGCCATCTGTTTTCCTTTGAAAGCTAAAGTGGCCATTACGAAAAGTCGGGTCAAAGGCATCATCCTGCTAATATGGTTTTGCTCTCTCCTGACTGCCACCCcgattctctttctctttggtgTAGAGCACCACAACggaagcctgccagaagaaacaAATGAGTGCAAATGCATTGAGGAAGCAGCTCGCTCGGGGCTTCTTAAAACAATGGCATGGCTTTCCACCCTTTACTTTTTCCTCCCTGTGTCTTGCTTGGTTCTCCTCTATGGGATGATCTGTAGAAAGCTCTGGAGAACTGCACACGAACTAGAAGGGCAGCATGCGGCAACCAGGGAGAGGCATCACCAACAAACCATCAAGATGCTAG TGGTAGTCGTGGCTTTCGTGCTGTGTTGGCTCCCGTTACATGTTGGCCGCATCCTATTCGCTCAAGGAAGTATGGTCCTCTATGAGATCAGCCAATACTTCAACCTTGTCTCAATGCTGCTGTTTTACCTTGGAGCATCGGTGAACCCAATCCTTTACAATGTCATGTCCCAAAAATACAGGAAAACTGTGTGTAAGTTTCTCCATCATGGCCCGATTTGGCAGTCAAGGCACTTCAGCAGGAATGATAAGGCTTCTGTTGAAGGTGTGGAAATCAGTTCCTTCGTGTAA